GCCGTGGTTGAACGCCGCCTGCTCAAGCTCCACCCGAAAAACGGGGTGCGCGGTGGTGTGGCGTTGGGAGAGCAGATCGTTCACTGCCATAATGGCCTTTCTCGCCAATCTTCCGGGCATCCCATAGCAGCAAGATCGCCAGTCGGATGTGACTCGAGGTGCTCTGTTATGTCGCGGGCCCAGTGTGATTCCGGCGCTATGATCCGCATTATCTGATTGATCATCGTAACTGTGTTGTAGAGCTTCGCAGGGGGCCGCTCGCCCGCAGCATGGTCGAGTGAAAGCTGCAAATTGCGGGGCTTGCTCGGCAATTTCGGGCAGATGAGGAAGCCGCGGTTCCACAGTCGGCCATGATGAGCGCAAATGTTTCGGACATCAACCAGATGGCGGATGAATGGCACCAGCACGGTCTCGGTCAAGCCTAGAGGAGTCGCGATCCTGTTCCGCAGAGACCTGTCCGCCAAGCTCGAATACCAACGCGAAAGCTGTCCGAACGACATCATTTCTGCGACCATCCACACGGGCGGCAGTGCCGGCTCGCGATAGGTTTTGCGGTAGTGATCGATGTAAGTTTCATTCGATAGCCCGACATCCTTGGCGAGCTTAGCAAGGTTTTCGTGGAAAGCCTTGCGCTGAGAATAGAGACCTGCATCGAGATAGCTGTGACCATGATCCAAGGTCGCGAGCTGGTAGGCCCAACTACCACGGAGCGCGACCTCGACGTGTTCGGTTCCCCGCATGACCAAGCGGCGCAGCACCCGATCAAAATCGTAAAGGGCCGTCACTGTGTCAAAGTCGGTGGCGAGCTGAAAGCGTGGCCCGGCTTCGTCCTTTGGCCGCTCGAAGTAAAGCCAGTAGGCGCTCAGTCGATAGTAACTGACGTGGCTCAGCCAATAGCGTGCCCGATCCTCATCCGCGATGGCCATGCCGTTGTCGCGCAGGTGGGCGATCTGCTGATCGAAGCTGAGAGAGGGCTTGCCGAATACGCGGGTCATGCCCGTTCAGGCTTAGTATCAAGGGCCTGAAAACAAAAGACCCGCCCAGTGTGCATATCCTTGCGGACAGAGGCCGGGCGGGTTCGATTGCTGTCGAGATAGGCCATGAAGTCCTACTAATCAACAAAGATCGCGAAGTTCACCGATACCCCTCCACTCTCGGCCGCATGCCCTGTGCCATCAGTTGATCGTAGGCGGCGAGGACGAGGCGGCGGGTGCGGTATTCGCCGTGCCGTGCGATTTCATTCTTCTGGAGGACGCGGAAGGTCTCGCTGGGGTAGTCTTCGCCTATCACGTCCTTGGGATCGAGGACGTAGCGCAGTTCGTCGCGGGTGAGGCCGTAGGCGAGGGCATACCAGGCGTCGAGCTCGGCGCGCAGCTGCGCGCGGCGGTCTTCGTCCCAGGCGAAGGGGAGGCCTTCGTAGCCAAGGTCGCGGGCGAAGGGGGCCATGGAGTGGCTGGTGTAGGTGAGCTCCAGCACGCGCGGGGCGATGAAGGCGAGCGCGGCTTCGTCGTAGGCGCTGGGGGGGAGGATTGGGAGTTGTTTGAGGTAGCCATACGTAAGGTGTAGGCCAGCGACTTTCATCCTGGCGATGAAATCCAACGGCAGAGAATTAAGGTTGGCCAGCAATGCCGACGCGAGGTTTGCGCTCGTGCCTGGGAACATGAGTGGAAGTGTATGGCCAACGCCAGCCATCGGCAGCGCAGTGGCTATTACAGTTCGCTCATTAGTTGCGGACGTCACATCCTTCCAGCCAAGTAGCCAATCATAGCGCCACTTACCGCGAAGCCGCGCCTCAACTTTTGCCCTCTCGATATGGTAATATGATTCATTCTCAAAAGAGGGATCTTGGTGGTCCGCGAGGGTGGCATCCGGAAGAACCCGATAGCCCCTTCCTTCGGAGCGCTCAAAATATCCAGATGCGCGATGGTCGAAAGCCGACACCATCTTGCCTTCGAAGAGAGGAAGAAACCGGGTTGCTCCAACATCACCCACCTTGCTCGATCGAACGAAGTCCTTCGAAGAAGACCCCATCATAAACATGAGTTGGAACTCGACCGACCAAGGGTTCGACGGGCAATTTCCCTCCGTAACGAACGGCGGGATCAATAGGTGAACTTTTCTGGATATCTCGGCATCAGCCTTTGAACGAAAGGTTGGCGCTGTCCCAGTATTCGGATTGATTTTTTCGATCGTCAATTTGTCGAGGGCAAAGAATCGTTCGGCGTCCGCAAGCTGATCTACATTCGTTATGAAGCTGGCAAATTCGGCACTGTCGTGATCAGAACCAAGAATGATCATCCCAAATTTGAATCGGCTGTCGACGTCCGGAAATATCCCTTCTCGGTTCTCGAAATCGATGAATCTATTTATTCTTTTTTCGTCCATCAAACGGTTGAAAAGGACGGCGTTGAAACTGTCGGTTGTGATCCCTGATGGCACGATTAGACCATTGAAGTCTTTTGGGTTCAGGGAAATTGACAATTCTAGAAAGAGTGGAGCTGTATTGAGACGCCCAAATTTCGATGTAGGATAGCGACCGGAACCACGAATGAAATTCTGAAGATTCCATGTGGGGCGCGCGTAATCGAGATAAGCCTGATACATTTCAGGTTGCTCGATCTCCATGCTCTGAAAGATCTTATCTTTCTCACTCTTGTTCAGATTATCCGCCTCGACCCCCACCTCAGAAAGAAAGGCCGCTGGATCGATCTCGACTTGCTCCCACGGCGGATTGCCGAGCACCACATCGAAGCCGCCTCTCCCGACCATGATGTCGGGAAAGGCCAGCGGCCAGTGCAAGGCGCTCGCCGCGCCCGCCGCCTCGACCGCTGCGCCTTCGAGTGGCCCGTAAACCTGCCCGCCGCCAAGCTTCTTCCAGACATCCTCGCTGGTCGGCACCAGCCCACGCTGGTAGTTGAGCGGCACCTCGGTCTTGGGCAGCAGGAAGGCGGCCATGTAGAGATCGCAGGCGACCCGCGTGGCATAGCGCGCCGGATCGTTGCGCCATGCCTCGAACGCCTCGCGCTTCTTCTCGACCTGACCGACGGTGTCCTCAGGCATCCGCTTGATGGTCGAAAGGTTCGCCGCCAGCTTGCGCGGGGGCATGACGCCGGTGCCGCGTTCGAAATCGAAGGTGCCCTGCCCCTTCTTCTCGGTCTTGTTCTTGGCCTTGTAGTATTTGGCCGCGTCCTTGCTGTCGCCGGTGAGCGGCTTGTAGGCCTCGTCCGGGATGCCCTCTTCGAGCACGGCGAGGTCGAACACGCCGAGCAGCGCGTCGCCACAGCGGATATTGGCATCGAGGAAGCCCAAGGGCTGGCCGGGCGAGACGGACTCGATCCACAGCGCGACCTTGGCAAGTTCGACCGCCATCGGGTTGCGATCGACCCCGTGGATGCAGCGGGAGACGACATCGCGCAGGGCGGCTTGGGTCTCCTCCTTGCCGGCGTCCTCATTCCGCAGGCGCGCAACCCGGTCGGCCATGCGGCGGGCGGCGCCGAGCAGGAAGTGGCCCGATCCGCAGGCCGGATCGATCACCTTGAGATCAAGGATGGCGGCGACCTTTTCCTCGGGCGTGGTCCCGTTCGCCTCGGCGCGTTCGAGGACGGGATCGAGCGCGGAATCGAGCAGACATTCGACGAGGCTGTCGGGGGTGTAGTAGGAGCCGCTGGTTTTGCGATCATTGCCCTTCGCACCGGTGCCGAGCTGGAACTCGCCCGCGGGCGTCAGGCTGGGCCGGATTTCGAGGAGGCCTTCGTAGACGGAGCCGAGTTCCTCGGTCTTGAGATCGCGCCAGTTGATGCGGTGGGTGACCCCGTCCTTGCGGATGAAGCCGAGGCAGAACAGCGCGGCGAGGAAGGCGCGGTTAGGGAGCTTGGCGGCGTTGACGTCGCGGGTGGAGGATTGGGAGAAGAGGCCTCCCAAGGCTGGCAGGCCGAGCATCTCCTGCCCATGCTCGAGCGATGCGAGCGTGACCTTCATCGCTTCCCACGCATCATGGTGCTTGTCACGCGCCACCCGGCGGCGGCTGCGTTCGCGCCAGAAGGTGAAGCTGTAGCCGGCGGCATAGAGCTGGCGGGCTTCGCGCGGGGTCCGGCGGGGGTGGAGAAGGTCCCGGTCCTCGGCGACGGCGAGGAAGATGAGGCGGTAAACGGTGCGCAGCAGTTCCTCGAACAGCGCCTGCATGGGGAGCGCGCCGGTGGCGATCTTCTCCCGTAAGTCGGGATTGGCGTCGACCAACCCCTGCCCGAGTTCTTCGAGCGCTGTGGCGACATTGGCGTAAAGGTCCTTGCGGGCCTCTACCCCCTGCTTAAGGCCCGCCTCGCGCCATTGCTCGAGCGCGCAGTCCGAAGGGGCGGAATCGATTGCGCCAAAGCGGGTGGCATGGGTGAGCAACCAGAAAGCAGTAAAGTCCGCGAACATCTCGTCACGGAACATCGCCCCGAGATCGGCCTCTATCCACGCGGGGCGGGTAAGGCTGGCATTGTCACGCATGATCCGCACGCGGTCGACCGCGAATACCAGACCCCACAGGGCGTGCTCGGTGCCGTTGAGCCAGTCTTGCAAAAGAGCGGTAGGGGAGCGGCGCGCGCGTCCGCCCTCCCCATCGCCGAATTCGGGCTGGGACTTGGCGAAAGCGTCGCCTTCGTCGACCGGAGCCGCGACAACCACCGGCACCCGTCCATCTTTGGCTTCAATAGCCAGCCGATAGCGGCGCGTGCCTTCGCGGTGCTCGACAGGGCCGGCAAGGTCCGTGAACCCCAAGCACTCTGTCATCAGGTCACGCGCAAACTGGGCTGTGCGCGAGATGGTCTTTGCGTCGGCCTTGTCGTAGTCGCTCCAAAGCGCTTGGCCGATACGGAAATAGCGCGCGATCTCGTCGCCAAGGCTGGTGCCTTTTGGGCAGGCATAGGACTCGGCGATCTTGGCGGTGCGATCTGAAGCGATGACCTTCTGCACCTGCTCAGGAGCGATCAGCCCACCCTCGATGGTGAGCGCGACAAGGCCCAGTTCGGTAGAGGAAGAACGGCGCGCCATCAGTTGGCCTCCGGCACGAGGACATAAAGGCCGATGACATCCGCAGGCAAAACCGCATCGACGGTGGTCGTGACACCCTCACCCCTAGTCGCCGCCTTGACGCGTTCGTGATCGTGCGAGAGGGTAGCGGCGCGCTCAGCCGCGTATGAAGCAATCGCGGGCTGATATTCTTCCAACCGGTCAAGAGCATTCGCAACCTGGCGCCTGTTGGCGGGCGGCTCAATGCTGCGGGTCGCCTCATGTTCCAGCAGGACAAGAGCCTCACTCCCGGTTGCGAAAGGCTCAACCGCATTTGGCCCAAAGGCCAACCCGGTGGCCTCTTCGGCGAGCAGGGTTCTTCGTCCACTCGTGACGAGTTTGAAGCGCAAGCGCAGAACGAGAAGCGTCGTGAGTTTATCGACGCTGCGGGTCATCCATACGCCGGCCCGTCCGAGCGCCGCCTTGCCTTCAACTCCTCCCGGGTCGAGTGCTCCCTCGGCCATCGTCTCCGCGAGCGTCGCCACCAGAGGATGGGTCCGGCCAACCTGGCCGACATCGGGCGGCAGCTTGTCACCAAACCCTATTGTGCGTGCCCCGGTCAGATTGCGCGCCACGAGCTTCTCACGAAGTTGCTGCGGCAATTCATCGTAGCGCACTCGCCAATGCGAACCTTGCTCACCAAGTGGTGTATCGATGCGAGCAAGCGCACGCCGGGTGAAGCGCTCCACCTCCTCAGGACCGCCCAGAAGATCGCGCAATTTTTGCCACTCGGGCAGCACTTCCTCAGGCTTCAATGCCGTCTGGGCATAGCGCGTCTGGCTCTTCGTGGCGGTTTCCTCAGCATTGCGCCACTGGGTCTCAAGCTTTGCGTCAGCATCACCAAAATCGAAAATTCCTTGAGCACGTGGCTTATTCGATTGCAGCAGCATGGCCTGCATCAGCGCATTCGATACGCTAGACGAATCCTCTGGAACCGGAACGACGACGCCAGTCTCCTTCTCGATCCGCTTCATCTTCTCGGTAATCACCTTGATTACCGCGCCATCGATAATCGAATTCCGGCCGAACATCATCACCGACCACACCTTCTCGGCTTGCTGGCCGAAGCGATCGACGCGACCGTCTCGCTGCTGGTGGCGCGTCGGATTCCAATTGAGGTCGTAGTGGATGACGGCATTGAAGAGCGATTGAAGATTGATCCCTTCAGACAGGCAATCCGTTGCAACGAGGATGCGGTTCGGGTGGTCGATCATCGCCTCGACCCGGTCGCGGCGCTCCTCGGGCGTCAGCCTTCCGGTAACGACCTCAACTGTGTGCGACTTGAACTTTGCCCGGAGCGCCTCGCCGACTGCTTCAGCGGTAGCAATGAAACGACAGAAGATGACGGGACGCGCCTTCTTCTCCTCGGTGAGATCCTTGATTTGAACTATCAGCTCTCGAAGCTTTGGATCCTCTGCGAAGCGAGAGACTAGGTTCTCTGCTTGGCTGATCAGCTTTTTTAGCTCGACAGTTTCTTCGCTGTCCCCGGCGGTCGCGGGTTCGACGTCCGTATCTGCAAATTGATCGTCGTCATCGTCGAATATGGCCGGCGCAAGAAGTGCCTCCTCCGCCGTCCCTCCAAGACGGTTACGCAAGGCACTAAGAGCGGCAGCAGGGGATGATCCGACACACCTCATCAGGGCAAGCGTGCCCCAAAATGCGAGACGCCGGGCTTGCACTCCATCGGCTCGCGTTGCCACGCCGAGGCAATACTCGAGCACGTCTTCTTGAAATGTCTGGAAATCACCGAGGAGGTTGTAATGCGCGTCGGCTTTCATGGGCACAGCAAAGGCTCCACCCTCACCCCAATGTCCGGCTATGTCGGGCCGACGGCGCTGCACGAAGTGCTGAGCAAGCCGCCGACGATATCGCTCGAGTGCGTTGCCATCGAGCGTGTCTGGCGAGCTCGCTAAATCTACATGCAACAGGCTCAAGAGCCTCGCGTAAGCGTCCTGATTGCCGCTATGCGGGGTAGCTGTGAGCAACAACATGTGGCGCCCTGCGTCTTCCGCTAAGCGTTGCAAGAGCGCAAACCGCTGCTGCGTGCCCTTTTCGCTGCCACCGACACAGCTGTGCGCTTCATCGACGATCACCATGCGAGGACAGGCCTGAGCGAAAGTCTCGCGGCGGCTGTCGGCTTTGATGTAGTCGAGACTAACCACCGTGAAAGGGTGAACGCCGAAAATCGTATCTCCTAGCGCAATGCCCTGCTCGAGTGCTCGCGCTCGAGCGGAAGTCACCGCAACGGCATCGATGTCAAACTTTTCGGCAAGTTCACCAACCCACTGGTCGACAAGGTGCGGCGGACATAAGACGGTGAAGCTGTCGACCTCGCCGCGATCGAGCATCTCGCGCAAGATCATGCCCGCTTCGATCGTTTTACCGATGCCGACATCGTCAGCAATCAACATACGCTTCACCTCGAGACGCATTGCCATAAGCAAGGGCACGAGTTGATAAGCGCGTGGTTCAACCCCTAAATGTGCCGCACTTCGAAAGGGCCCCGCCCCCCTGCGCAACGATAGCCGAAGAGCATCGGTGAGAAGCTGCGCTGCATTTTGCGTGTCCAACTGATCGGCGCTCGGCGAAACAAAGCTCGCTTCGCGCATGGGTATGCGTTCGAGCATCGGTGCGATTAGGATCGCATCATCCTCCGAGCCAGACAGTGGGCGAATGCGCACCTGACTCTCGGAAGGTTTGCCAAGGACAATCCATTCTCTTCCTCGAGCGTGCACGAGATCGCCAATCTGAAGCTGCGAAGGCGTGATCGATGCGACAGTCATGCCGGAACTCCAAGGGCTGCACCGAGCGTTTCAGGAGGCGATGTATCGGGCTTTGTGGGGATAAGAATAAGCTCTCGTCCAAGCTCAACGCAGCGTTCCTTGAGCCCGTCGCTGGGCGGGGTTGTAACGGCCATGACCATCATACTCGGCCAAACCAACGGATAGGTAATTCCATTGATCGTTTCTGTTGTAGGAGCAGGCCATCCCCACTCTTCAAATGCAGCAAACCAGGCCTGCATTTCGCCCCCCGTGTGCGCAACGGTGGCGGCTCGATCCTCTTGGCAATTTGCCATCGCGAGAAGCAGGCGAGTTACGTGTTCATCGCGGCGGTCAATCAGCTCGTGATCAGGTTGATTGTAATAGGACAGGACGCAACGATAGCACCCAGCGACGCAGGCATCCTCTTTCGGCTCAATACCATCTTCACTGATCTTGTAGTGCATCATATCGAGAGCAACCTCGGCAAGCCGTCGCCAACGCTCCGGGCCATCCATGAGACGCTTGAGGACTCCGGCTCCGCCCTCGGTAGCCTCATAGAGCAGAATTGCCTTTCGATTGTCTCGTGTTGGCAAAGGCTCGCCAAGCAACTCGCCAGCCTCAAGAACATGCTCGGCTTCAATGGCGCGCACGATTGCGTGCTGGAGTGTCGCCATTTGAGTTTGATCCAGATCGATAAATTGATCGCACTTCAGAAGGAGCGCATTCTTCGTGTCTTCGACAACCGGGACGATCGATTGTCGCCGCGCCCCTTTCGGATCTGCGCCTTCATCTTCCCCTTGCGCTTCGTTTTTCAGCCAGCGACCCGAGACTGTATCTATGTCAAAGCCTATACTTTGCTGATCGGCACGCCGCCGCAATCCGAGGTTGGCCCGCGATAGCTTTGTCTGCGGACCATAGCGCAGCGCCGCAAGGGGACTCTCGTTACTCTTGAGAATTAGGCTCTCTTGCCGGACAGGATCCCACTCAAAAACTGTCCGTAAGTCGAACCCACGTCGCTGTCGGTCCTCATCGTTGGCAGTGATCCGTGCGCCCGGCACAGCATCGACATTTTCGATGCGATAGAGCTTCGAGAGGCGACCATCTTCGGTCAATGCGCTATTGCAAACGATGCAGCGTTCAGCAGTTTCACTGCTGTGAGCAGCGCCGCATTCGTGACAGCAACGAACCGCAGTCGTAACCAAGTGGTTTTCACTATCGCGCGTGCCGGCAGGGAGTTTAGCCCGGTTGCAGCGATAGGCCTTACCCTCATGGTAGACGAGACTGTTCGGTCCAAACTCGGCAATAGCCAGGAAGCGCGGTCGTTGCAGCACCGCCGAACCTCGGTCACTGTCGATGAAGGCGTAAAGAGGCAGACGTGGGAAGTTGTAGCCCGGCAGAAAGCCCTCAGTCGCAAGATAGCGGTAAGTATAAAAATCTGAATTGGCTGAGGAAACACCCTTCTCGAGCAATTCGAGTTGTTTGTCTGCAGCATTGTATCGCATTCGGGCATCCTTGCGTTCCTGCGTAGAGATTCCCGGGCGATCAGAGATCGCTGCAGCTGCTCTGCGCTCTTCGTTTGCAGAGCGGTAAAGAGTTCGCCATCGTTCGA
This genomic interval from Qipengyuania sp. JC766 contains the following:
- a CDS encoding Abi family protein; the protein is MTRVFGKPSLSFDQQIAHLRDNGMAIADEDRARYWLSHVSYYRLSAYWLYFERPKDEAGPRFQLATDFDTVTALYDFDRVLRRLVMRGTEHVEVALRGSWAYQLATLDHGHSYLDAGLYSQRKAFHENLAKLAKDVGLSNETYIDHYRKTYREPALPPVWMVAEMMSFGQLSRWYSSLADRSLRNRIATPLGLTETVLVPFIRHLVDVRNICAHHGRLWNRGFLICPKLPSKPRNLQLSLDHAAGERPPAKLYNTVTMINQIMRIIAPESHWARDITEHLESHPTGDLAAMGCPEDWRERPLWQ
- a CDS encoding DNA methyltransferase, whose translation is MARRSSSTELGLVALTIEGGLIAPEQVQKVIASDRTAKIAESYACPKGTSLGDEIARYFRIGQALWSDYDKADAKTISRTAQFARDLMTECLGFTDLAGPVEHREGTRRYRLAIEAKDGRVPVVVAAPVDEGDAFAKSQPEFGDGEGGRARRSPTALLQDWLNGTEHALWGLVFAVDRVRIMRDNASLTRPAWIEADLGAMFRDEMFADFTAFWLLTHATRFGAIDSAPSDCALEQWREAGLKQGVEARKDLYANVATALEELGQGLVDANPDLREKIATGALPMQALFEELLRTVYRLIFLAVAEDRDLLHPRRTPREARQLYAAGYSFTFWRERSRRRVARDKHHDAWEAMKVTLASLEHGQEMLGLPALGGLFSQSSTRDVNAAKLPNRAFLAALFCLGFIRKDGVTHRINWRDLKTEELGSVYEGLLEIRPSLTPAGEFQLGTGAKGNDRKTSGSYYTPDSLVECLLDSALDPVLERAEANGTTPEEKVAAILDLKVIDPACGSGHFLLGAARRMADRVARLRNEDAGKEETQAALRDVVSRCIHGVDRNPMAVELAKVALWIESVSPGQPLGFLDANIRCGDALLGVFDLAVLEEGIPDEAYKPLTGDSKDAAKYYKAKNKTEKKGQGTFDFERGTGVMPPRKLAANLSTIKRMPEDTVGQVEKKREAFEAWRNDPARYATRVACDLYMAAFLLPKTEVPLNYQRGLVPTSEDVWKKLGGGQVYGPLEGAAVEAAGAASALHWPLAFPDIMVGRGGFDVVLGNPPWEQVEIDPAAFLSEVGVEADNLNKSEKDKIFQSMEIEQPEMYQAYLDYARPTWNLQNFIRGSGRYPTSKFGRLNTAPLFLELSISLNPKDFNGLIVPSGITTDSFNAVLFNRLMDEKRINRFIDFENREGIFPDVDSRFKFGMIILGSDHDSAEFASFITNVDQLADAERFFALDKLTIEKINPNTGTAPTFRSKADAEISRKVHLLIPPFVTEGNCPSNPWSVEFQLMFMMGSSSKDFVRSSKVGDVGATRFLPLFEGKMVSAFDHRASGYFERSEGRGYRVLPDATLADHQDPSFENESYYHIERAKVEARLRGKWRYDWLLGWKDVTSATNERTVIATALPMAGVGHTLPLMFPGTSANLASALLANLNSLPLDFIARMKVAGLHLTYGYLKQLPILPPSAYDEAALAFIAPRVLELTYTSHSMAPFARDLGYEGLPFAWDEDRRAQLRAELDAWYALAYGLTRDELRYVLDPKDVIGEDYPSETFRVLQKNEIARHGEYRTRRLVLAAYDQLMAQGMRPRVEGYR
- a CDS encoding DEAD/DEAH box helicase; translation: MTVASITPSQLQIGDLVHARGREWIVLGKPSESQVRIRPLSGSEDDAILIAPMLERIPMREASFVSPSADQLDTQNAAQLLTDALRLSLRRGAGPFRSAAHLGVEPRAYQLVPLLMAMRLEVKRMLIADDVGIGKTIEAGMILREMLDRGEVDSFTVLCPPHLVDQWVGELAEKFDIDAVAVTSARARALEQGIALGDTIFGVHPFTVVSLDYIKADSRRETFAQACPRMVIVDEAHSCVGGSEKGTQQRFALLQRLAEDAGRHMLLLTATPHSGNQDAYARLLSLLHVDLASSPDTLDGNALERYRRRLAQHFVQRRRPDIAGHWGEGGAFAVPMKADAHYNLLGDFQTFQEDVLEYCLGVATRADGVQARRLAFWGTLALMRCVGSSPAAALSALRNRLGGTAEEALLAPAIFDDDDDQFADTDVEPATAGDSEETVELKKLISQAENLVSRFAEDPKLRELIVQIKDLTEEKKARPVIFCRFIATAEAVGEALRAKFKSHTVEVVTGRLTPEERRDRVEAMIDHPNRILVATDCLSEGINLQSLFNAVIHYDLNWNPTRHQQRDGRVDRFGQQAEKVWSVMMFGRNSIIDGAVIKVITEKMKRIEKETGVVVPVPEDSSSVSNALMQAMLLQSNKPRAQGIFDFGDADAKLETQWRNAEETATKSQTRYAQTALKPEEVLPEWQKLRDLLGGPEEVERFTRRALARIDTPLGEQGSHWRVRYDELPQQLREKLVARNLTGARTIGFGDKLPPDVGQVGRTHPLVATLAETMAEGALDPGGVEGKAALGRAGVWMTRSVDKLTTLLVLRLRFKLVTSGRRTLLAEEATGLAFGPNAVEPFATGSEALVLLEHEATRSIEPPANRRQVANALDRLEEYQPAIASYAAERAATLSHDHERVKAATRGEGVTTTVDAVLPADVIGLYVLVPEAN